A genome region from Candidatus Manganitrophus noduliformans includes the following:
- a CDS encoding Glu/Leu/Phe/Val family dehydrogenase, whose translation MDIEQEKRHEPEYMTPIYRMAVTQFDQAADQLKLDPNVRKRLVVPKRAIMVSVPIRMDDSHIEVFHGYRVHHDNTLGPSKGGIRYHPDVNLGEVCALAMWMTWKCALMGLPFGGAKGGISCDPNAFSRNELQRLTRRYTAEIIQFIGPDVDVPAPDVGTNEQVMAWMMDTYSQFKGYSIPEIVTGKPIVIGGSLGRIEATGRGVVYCIMEAFNHLGTRPEGKKIVVQGFGNVGSNVAKVLHQEGCQIIAVSDVRSGVYNSKGLDIPALLQYLSHSRFIEGFPGGEPITNRALLELPCDVLVPAALSGQITEENAGRISCTILAEAANGPTTPAADLILQDRGIFLIPDILANAGGVTVSYFEWVQDLQNFFWKEKEINEKLREIMSSAFNAVLTLAQEEKVNMRMAALMLAIRKIASAKLARGVFP comes from the coding sequence ATGGACATCGAACAAGAAAAACGGCATGAGCCGGAATATATGACCCCCATTTACCGGATGGCGGTGACGCAGTTTGACCAGGCGGCCGACCAGCTTAAGCTGGATCCGAACGTCCGGAAGCGTCTTGTGGTGCCGAAGCGGGCGATCATGGTCTCCGTTCCGATTCGAATGGACGACTCACACATCGAAGTGTTTCACGGCTATCGGGTCCATCACGACAATACCCTCGGTCCCTCCAAAGGAGGGATTCGATACCATCCCGATGTGAATCTCGGCGAGGTCTGTGCGCTGGCGATGTGGATGACCTGGAAATGCGCCTTGATGGGCCTTCCCTTCGGCGGCGCCAAGGGAGGAATCAGCTGCGATCCAAACGCCTTTTCGCGAAACGAGCTGCAGCGGCTGACCCGGCGATATACCGCGGAGATCATCCAGTTCATCGGGCCGGATGTGGATGTCCCCGCCCCGGATGTCGGCACCAACGAGCAGGTGATGGCCTGGATGATGGATACCTACAGCCAGTTCAAAGGCTACTCCATCCCGGAAATCGTCACCGGCAAGCCGATCGTCATCGGCGGCTCCCTCGGGCGAATCGAAGCGACCGGCCGCGGCGTGGTCTACTGCATCATGGAGGCGTTTAATCATCTCGGAACGAGACCGGAAGGGAAAAAGATCGTTGTTCAGGGGTTTGGGAATGTCGGATCGAACGTCGCGAAGGTCCTTCATCAAGAAGGGTGTCAGATCATTGCCGTCAGCGATGTCCGCTCCGGTGTTTACAATTCGAAGGGGCTCGATATCCCGGCCCTGCTTCAATATCTCTCGCACAGCCGGTTTATCGAGGGATTTCCCGGCGGAGAGCCGATCACGAACCGCGCGTTGCTGGAGCTCCCCTGCGATGTCCTGGTGCCGGCCGCCCTCTCGGGCCAGATCACGGAGGAGAACGCCGGGCGGATTTCATGCACTATTTTGGCGGAGGCGGCGAACGGGCCGACGACCCCCGCGGCCGATCTCATCCTTCAAGATCGAGGAATCTTTTTAATTCCCGATATCCTGGCCAATGCCGGCGGGGTGACGGTCTCTTACTTCGAATGGGTACAGGATCTTCAGAACTTTTTCTGGAAGGAAAAAGAGATCAACGAAAAGCTGCGGGAGATCATGTCGAGCGCCTTCAACGCGGTCTTAACCCTCGCTCAAGAAGAAAAGGTCAATATGCGAATGGCGGCGCTGATGCTCGCCATCCGTAAAATCGCCAGCGCCAAGCTGGCGCGCGGCGTTTTCCCCTGA
- a CDS encoding PilZ domain-containing protein, giving the protein MENRRKQKRVPLMTLARITPHGLQKTVDAMIRDVSIHGMGVYVKGPYQKGDLLLVKISVKTEEGKAINESLYGQVVWATALEAAGQYAIGLEFHDMEKKNPALYAYIKRLEKLQN; this is encoded by the coding sequence ATGGAGAATCGCAGAAAACAGAAGCGGGTTCCGCTCATGACGTTGGCCCGCATCACCCCGCACGGTCTTCAAAAAACGGTCGATGCGATGATTCGTGATGTTTCGATCCATGGAATGGGGGTTTACGTCAAAGGTCCTTACCAAAAGGGGGATCTGCTGCTCGTGAAAATATCAGTGAAGACCGAAGAAGGGAAGGCGATCAACGAATCGCTCTACGGTCAAGTGGTTTGGGCCACTGCACTTGAAGCGGCGGGTCAATATGCCATCGGGTTGGAGTTTCACGATATGGAAAAGAAAAACCCCGCCCTTTATGCTTACATCAAACGCTTGGAGAAACTCCAGAATTAA
- a CDS encoding zinc dependent phospholipase C family protein, translating to MRRSTRKKTAEGKRSNGRGKRWIAPLILAFGVLLFSAEAYAWGVGMHMMHGSTLLQNLQWLAGSLVPVLRAFPRDFLYGCVSADIFIGKGSKYHADHCHNWSTARRLLQQADDPRLQSFACGYIAHLAADIIAHNVYVPNQLYLTSSTTRLGHIYWELRADEFADQKYWKQVLDILSGANDQSDRFVQEIVKKDLVSFDMKKKLFTHAVKLYDLGKRQQAVSLVSRNSRWDVPQQYVQSLNRKCLNLIVNVLNHPEDSICYRYDPIGSQRLAEAKRLRQFSKRIHRKEPTDYIFDPPAEIESFFCCHAHSDESASVGALRSDSVGHIHLNREPLHPS from the coding sequence ATGCGGAGATCGACGCGGAAGAAAACCGCTGAAGGGAAACGCTCGAACGGACGGGGAAAGAGATGGATCGCGCCGCTGATCCTGGCGTTCGGTGTTTTGCTCTTTTCGGCCGAGGCCTATGCCTGGGGGGTCGGGATGCACATGATGCACGGATCGACCCTCCTGCAAAATCTTCAATGGCTGGCAGGATCGTTGGTTCCGGTCTTGCGGGCTTTCCCGCGGGATTTCTTATACGGCTGCGTCAGCGCCGATATCTTTATCGGCAAAGGTTCCAAATACCATGCCGATCATTGCCACAACTGGTCGACCGCCCGGCGGCTTCTCCAACAGGCGGACGATCCCCGCTTGCAGTCGTTCGCGTGCGGCTACATCGCGCACCTGGCCGCCGACATCATCGCCCACAACGTTTACGTCCCGAACCAGCTCTATCTGACCTCCTCCACCACGCGACTGGGCCATATTTATTGGGAGCTCCGCGCGGACGAATTCGCCGATCAAAAATATTGGAAGCAGGTCCTCGATATCCTCTCGGGGGCCAACGATCAGAGCGATCGTTTCGTCCAGGAGATCGTCAAAAAAGACCTGGTCTCATTCGACATGAAGAAAAAGCTCTTTACCCATGCCGTCAAGCTGTATGACTTGGGGAAACGCCAGCAGGCCGTCTCTCTGGTCTCGCGGAACTCGCGTTGGGATGTTCCTCAGCAATATGTCCAGTCGCTCAACCGGAAATGTCTCAACCTGATCGTCAATGTTTTGAACCATCCGGAAGACTCGATCTGTTACCGGTATGATCCGATCGGGAGTCAACGCCTGGCCGAGGCGAAGAGATTGCGTCAATTCTCAAAACGGATCCACCGCAAAGAGCCGACCGACTATATCTTCGATCCGCCCGCGGAGATCGAAAGCTTTTTTTGCTGTCACGCCCATTCCGATGAATCCGCCTCCGTCGGCGCCCTGCGTTCCGACTCCGTCGGTCATATTCATCTTAATAGAGAACCCCTTCATCCATCATAA
- a CDS encoding nucleotidyltransferase family protein: MDAFLLAGDRGASHQILGTNKALLKLEGYPLFIHVLKALDEVAEIDRIYLIGPQKKIMEEIERALPYTLFSKKIEVLEQKNSLIENILAAYSHSLPGYHDGVDIHRLNHGDPPGLFLPADIPLITPAEIREFISKADMEKSDYCLGVTPEEALAPFYPKADQPGMKMAYVYTRTQAYRLNNLHLARPLRIGAGRDIQQLYDHRYQKYLGNRIRIMLEILKRPGWPSVLKSYLLAQTAVFLAQSNRPGLAALFRRPLALSRVEREMSRFLETRFKVVETNIGSAALDIDDEASYRTLSARFREWREFLARFNQGQGGGSACPFRTEACG; the protein is encoded by the coding sequence ATGGACGCATTTCTTTTAGCGGGCGACCGCGGGGCAAGTCACCAGATCCTGGGAACGAATAAGGCCCTCCTGAAATTAGAGGGATACCCTCTCTTCATTCACGTTCTCAAGGCCTTGGATGAAGTGGCCGAAATCGATCGCATCTATCTCATCGGTCCCCAGAAAAAGATAATGGAAGAGATCGAACGGGCCCTGCCATATACCCTCTTCTCCAAAAAAATCGAAGTTCTTGAACAAAAGAACAGTCTCATCGAGAATATCCTGGCCGCCTACAGCCATTCCCTGCCGGGTTATCACGACGGCGTGGACATTCATCGGCTGAACCACGGCGATCCGCCCGGCCTCTTCCTCCCGGCCGATATTCCGCTGATCACACCCGCTGAAATTCGGGAATTCATCTCCAAAGCGGATATGGAAAAATCGGATTACTGCCTCGGCGTCACCCCGGAGGAGGCCCTGGCCCCCTTCTATCCGAAAGCAGACCAGCCCGGGATGAAGATGGCCTACGTCTACACACGCACCCAGGCGTATCGGCTGAATAATCTCCATCTGGCGCGGCCGCTTCGCATCGGAGCGGGACGGGACATTCAACAACTCTACGATCATCGCTACCAGAAATACCTCGGAAATCGAATCCGGATCATGCTTGAAATTTTAAAACGGCCGGGATGGCCGAGCGTCTTGAAATCTTACCTGTTGGCCCAAACGGCCGTTTTCCTCGCGCAGTCCAACCGGCCCGGACTGGCCGCTCTCTTCCGTCGGCCCCTTGCCCTCTCCAGGGTGGAGCGGGAAATGAGCCGCTTCCTGGAAACCCGCTTTAAAGTGGTCGAAACGAATATCGGCAGCGCGGCGCTGGATATCGACGATGAGGCGAGTTATCGAACCCTCTCCGCGCGCTTTCGAGAATGGCGTGAATTTCTCGCGAGGTTCAATCAGGGACAAGGGGGGGGGAGCGCTTGTCCGTTTCGAACGGAAGCATGCGGATGA
- the cls gene encoding cardiolipin synthase — protein MQKLSTFLKPRRPAWISGNNVRILKDGSEIFPEMLKAIKEAEETIHLETYIFRSDRVGWRFAEALSEKAREGVYVQLIYDSLGSLTTDPALFRFMEEAGVELFEYHPIAPWKWGWNLKWNLKRRDHRKILVVDGRCGFVGGINIGEEYADPAEGGGGWRDTHLKLEGPAVLKLQQIFLTTWFKNKKRRLKPDTTYYPEVSSSGRLGVSIVASNGLRGRNQIKKAYLRAILRARKRVCITNSYFVPPHWFLTALKKACRRGVEVMILVPKRSDVRIIDYATRALYSRLLKWGVRIFEWEGPVLHAKTAVVDGRWSTVGSSNIDQLSFFYNLEVNVVILGATFGDKMEGMFWDDLKSSREIRATEWTRRNWLQRLLENTFYYIVGWI, from the coding sequence ATGCAGAAATTATCGACCTTCCTCAAACCGAGGCGGCCCGCCTGGATTTCCGGGAACAACGTTCGGATTCTCAAAGACGGTTCCGAAATCTTTCCGGAGATGCTCAAAGCAATCAAAGAGGCCGAGGAAACGATCCATCTGGAGACCTACATCTTCCGGAGCGATCGTGTCGGATGGCGATTCGCGGAAGCCCTTTCCGAAAAAGCACGGGAAGGGGTCTACGTCCAACTTATTTATGACTCTCTCGGCTCACTGACCACCGACCCAGCGCTCTTCCGTTTTATGGAAGAGGCGGGAGTGGAACTCTTCGAGTATCACCCGATTGCTCCATGGAAATGGGGGTGGAACCTAAAGTGGAACTTGAAGCGGCGCGATCATCGAAAAATCTTGGTGGTGGACGGCCGCTGCGGTTTCGTCGGGGGGATCAACATTGGAGAAGAATACGCCGATCCTGCGGAAGGGGGCGGGGGGTGGCGCGACACCCATTTGAAGCTGGAAGGGCCGGCGGTTTTAAAACTCCAACAGATCTTTCTCACGACCTGGTTTAAGAACAAAAAAAGGCGCCTGAAACCCGATACAACCTACTATCCGGAAGTCTCTTCCTCGGGAAGGCTGGGGGTGTCGATTGTTGCATCGAACGGTCTTCGAGGACGAAATCAGATCAAGAAGGCCTATCTCAGGGCGATCCTTCGCGCCAGAAAAAGAGTCTGCATCACCAACTCTTACTTCGTCCCCCCGCATTGGTTTTTGACCGCACTGAAGAAAGCCTGTCGAAGGGGGGTCGAGGTGATGATCCTCGTCCCCAAGCGGTCCGATGTCCGGATCATCGATTATGCCACCCGCGCCCTCTATAGCCGGCTTCTGAAATGGGGGGTCCGTATTTTTGAGTGGGAAGGACCGGTTTTGCATGCCAAGACGGCGGTCGTCGACGGGCGATGGAGCACTGTCGGTTCGTCCAACATCGATCAGCTCAGCTTCTTCTACAATCTTGAAGTGAACGTGGTGATCCTCGGCGCTACTTTCGGCGACAAAATGGAGGGGATGTTTTGGGACGATTTGAAGTCCTCGCGTGAGATCCGCGCCACGGAATGGACCCGCCGGAATTGGCTCCAGCGTCTCTTGGAGAATACGTTTTATTATATCGTCGGATGGATTTGA
- a CDS encoding GAF and ANTAR domain-containing protein, with product MPTRAQKTVSTKKGSAKGALEQKTRELGVLHRITEQISSNLELEVVLKEIVEMVVEITQADACLLYLLDETQKELTLRASKNPHPKLIGRIRLELGEGITGWVAKEKKMVAIAKDASEDPRFALFHNLPEDRYHAFLSVPVISKGEIIGVINIQHKKPHYHSDGEIALLTTIGHQVGSAIENARLYEEMKRKAMQIDTLSRMSTMIASNRYLEEILNLIVTMTAGMMNSKICSIMLLDEPKGELKIVATQSLSEEYRQKANVKIGESVSGRVVKERRPITVLDVTGDPHFRFPELAKKEGLFSLLSVPMMIKDRVIGVINSYTSKEHHFTPEEINILQTVANQAAVAIENTTLVQQSSAMQEALETRKAVERAKGILMKQGKISEEESFRLIQRQSMNTRKTMREIAEAIILASEIKKG from the coding sequence ATGCCGACACGCGCGCAGAAAACCGTTTCGACGAAGAAGGGGTCCGCGAAAGGGGCCTTGGAGCAAAAAACGCGAGAGCTCGGGGTGCTTCATCGGATCACAGAGCAGATCAGCTCGAACCTGGAACTCGAGGTCGTCCTTAAAGAAATCGTCGAAATGGTCGTCGAAATCACGCAGGCCGACGCCTGCCTTCTTTATCTCCTCGATGAAACCCAAAAGGAGCTGACCCTTCGCGCATCGAAAAATCCCCATCCGAAGCTGATCGGCCGGATCCGCTTGGAGCTGGGGGAGGGGATCACCGGCTGGGTGGCCAAAGAAAAAAAGATGGTCGCCATCGCCAAAGACGCGTCGGAGGATCCTCGTTTTGCGCTGTTCCATAATCTCCCCGAAGATCGCTACCACGCCTTCCTCTCGGTGCCGGTGATCAGCAAAGGGGAGATCATCGGCGTGATCAACATTCAACACAAAAAGCCTCACTATCATTCGGACGGGGAGATCGCCCTGTTGACCACGATCGGTCATCAGGTCGGCAGCGCGATCGAAAACGCGCGTCTCTATGAAGAGATGAAAAGAAAGGCGATGCAGATCGATACCCTCTCCCGGATGAGCACGATGATCGCCTCCAATCGATACCTTGAAGAGATTCTCAATTTGATCGTGACGATGACCGCGGGAATGATGAATTCGAAGATCTGCTCGATCATGCTCCTCGACGAGCCGAAAGGGGAGTTGAAGATCGTTGCGACGCAAAGCCTGAGCGAAGAGTATCGGCAAAAAGCGAACGTGAAGATCGGGGAGAGCGTCTCCGGCCGGGTGGTGAAGGAGCGCCGGCCGATCACGGTTCTCGATGTCACGGGCGATCCCCACTTCCGATTTCCGGAGTTGGCGAAAAAAGAAGGGCTTTTCTCTCTCCTGTCGGTCCCGATGATGATCAAAGATCGGGTGATCGGGGTGATCAACAGCTACACTTCCAAAGAGCACCACTTTACCCCGGAGGAGATCAACATCCTTCAGACGGTGGCCAATCAGGCGGCGGTCGCCATCGAGAATACGACCCTCGTCCAGCAGTCGTCCGCCATGCAAGAGGCGCTGGAGACCCGCAAAGCGGTGGAACGAGCGAAGGGGATCTTGATGAAGCAGGGGAAGATCTCGGAGGAGGAATCGTTCCGGCTGATTCAACGTCAAAGCATGAACACCCGGAAGACGATGCGGGAAATCGCCGAGGCAATTATCTTGGCATCAGAGATCAAGAAGGGATAA
- a CDS encoding NAD(P)-dependent oxidoreductase, translated as MKIAFLGLGIMGSRMAERLIRAGFELTVWNRTPGKAEGLKKMGAKEATSPKEAAAEADAAITMLADPASVEQVLLKGGLLEGLKKGSLYIDMTTVSPETSRKLGAACAERGVAFLDAPVTGSKPAAAAGELLLMVGGDASVLERARPVLQPMSKKIVHMGAIGQGSLMKLVNNLSMAGAMATFFEGFTLGKRGGLSGEAILEVLTSGALASPLLRLKGEAVLKENFEPLFSLKHMAKDVHLAVEESERKEFEAPISRLLDGLFQEAQGRNFGEEDYAALIKVFGVNGEKK; from the coding sequence ATGAAGATTGCATTTCTGGGATTGGGGATCATGGGGAGCCGGATGGCCGAGCGTCTGATTCGTGCCGGGTTCGAACTGACCGTCTGGAACCGAACACCCGGTAAAGCCGAAGGGCTGAAGAAGATGGGCGCCAAAGAGGCGACCTCACCGAAAGAAGCGGCGGCCGAGGCCGATGCGGCGATTACCATGCTGGCCGATCCGGCCTCGGTCGAACAGGTGCTCCTCAAAGGGGGTCTGCTGGAGGGATTGAAGAAAGGGAGCCTCTACATCGATATGACGACCGTCTCCCCGGAAACGTCCAGAAAGCTCGGCGCCGCATGCGCCGAGCGGGGCGTCGCCTTCCTCGACGCGCCGGTGACCGGGAGCAAGCCGGCGGCCGCTGCCGGCGAGCTCCTTCTGATGGTCGGCGGGGACGCGTCGGTTTTGGAACGCGCCCGGCCGGTCCTGCAGCCGATGTCGAAAAAGATCGTTCATATGGGAGCGATCGGGCAGGGATCGTTGATGAAGCTGGTCAACAACCTGTCGATGGCCGGGGCGATGGCGACATTTTTCGAAGGATTTACCCTGGGAAAACGGGGCGGCCTCTCCGGAGAAGCGATCCTGGAGGTCTTGACCTCCGGCGCTCTTGCTTCTCCCTTATTGCGACTGAAAGGAGAGGCGGTCCTGAAGGAAAACTTCGAGCCGCTCTTTTCGTTGAAGCACATGGCCAAGGATGTTCACCTGGCGGTGGAAGAATCGGAACGAAAGGAATTCGAGGCGCCGATTTCGCGCCTCCTGGACGGTCTCTTTCAAGAAGCACAGGGGAGGAATTTCGGAGAAGAAGACTACGCCGCGCTGATCAAGGTATTCGGCGTGAACGGAGAGAAGAAGTGA
- a CDS encoding zinc-dependent alcohol dehydrogenase gives MKAVVFHGVGDIRYEEVPDPRIEKPNDAVVRIVASAICGTDLHMIRGTMPGMKPGTVLGHEGVGIIEELGPDVRNFSVGDRVVIPSTISCGYCSYCREGYTSQCDNANPNGPAAGTAFYGGPAQTGPINGLQAERARIPFANSSLVLAPEGLTDDEAILLSDIFPTGYFGARLAEIGPGDTVAVFGCGPVGQFAIAGAKLLDAGMVFAVDTIPSRLEMARAQGAIPIDYNQEDPVQAIHRLTGGIGVDRAIDAVGVDASRPHQGPAAEQLKQREQQFRQERQEIAQQPQPQGDNWHPGDAPSIASTWAVDALAKAGTLSIIGVYPESDRFFPIGKAMNKNLTLNMGNCNHRKYIPMLIEMILTGVIDPTEVLTQHESFDAALDAYKAFDKREPGWIKVKLEPAEVAS, from the coding sequence ATGAAAGCGGTTGTGTTTCACGGTGTGGGTGATATTCGATACGAAGAGGTTCCCGATCCGCGGATTGAGAAGCCGAACGATGCCGTCGTCCGTATTGTCGCGAGCGCCATCTGCGGGACCGACCTTCACATGATCCGGGGAACCATGCCGGGGATGAAACCGGGGACGGTCTTGGGACATGAAGGGGTCGGGATCATCGAGGAGCTGGGGCCCGATGTCCGCAACTTCAGCGTCGGCGATCGGGTGGTTATTCCCTCCACCATTTCTTGCGGCTACTGTTCCTACTGTCGAGAAGGATATACTTCCCAATGCGACAACGCCAATCCAAACGGACCGGCGGCGGGAACGGCTTTCTATGGGGGGCCGGCGCAGACCGGGCCGATCAATGGGCTCCAGGCGGAGCGGGCCCGCATTCCCTTTGCCAATTCGAGTCTGGTTCTCGCGCCGGAAGGGCTGACCGATGATGAGGCGATTCTGCTTTCGGACATCTTCCCGACCGGCTACTTCGGCGCCCGATTGGCCGAGATCGGTCCGGGAGATACCGTCGCTGTTTTCGGCTGCGGGCCGGTCGGACAGTTCGCCATCGCGGGCGCCAAGCTCCTCGATGCGGGGATGGTTTTCGCCGTCGATACGATTCCCTCCCGTCTGGAGATGGCGCGGGCGCAAGGGGCGATTCCGATCGACTACAATCAGGAAGATCCGGTCCAAGCGATTCATCGGCTCACCGGCGGAATCGGAGTGGACCGCGCCATCGATGCCGTCGGCGTCGACGCCTCCCGGCCGCATCAGGGACCGGCGGCGGAGCAACTCAAACAGAGGGAGCAACAATTCCGGCAGGAACGCCAGGAGATCGCGCAGCAGCCGCAGCCGCAGGGAGACAACTGGCATCCGGGAGACGCGCCTTCGATCGCATCTACGTGGGCGGTCGACGCGCTGGCGAAGGCGGGAACCCTTTCGATCATCGGCGTCTATCCGGAGAGCGATCGGTTTTTCCCGATCGGGAAGGCGATGAATAAGAACCTGACCCTCAACATGGGGAATTGTAATCATCGAAAGTATATCCCGATGTTGATCGAGATGATTCTGACCGGCGTGATCGATCCGACCGAAGTCCTCACACAGCATGAATCGTTCGATGCGGCGCTCGATGCCTACAAAGCCTTCGATAAACGAGAGCCCGGTTGGATCAAGGTGAAACTGGAACCGGCGGAGGTCGCATCATAA
- a CDS encoding glycoside hydrolase family 15 protein, whose protein sequence is MALQTISQISDYALIGDSRCAALISNTGSIDWLCLPRFDSPSIFNRLLDCLRGGYFAVRPAGGYSTRRRYLHDTNLLITEFHTRSGIVRMTDFMPALTEKEKQEMMIPFRSILRIVEGIDGNVEMEVECFPRPNDGQLIPQFKRRGREGYFADIDGGLFHLASDCPLEMKREGLSGRWTIRSGERSVFWIAYSRDAPAVYPRLDERVDDVKERSIRYWRAWAGGCNYRGPYRDAVVRSALVLKLLSYAPSNAVVAAPTTSLPEAIGFNRNWDYRYCWLRDASFTAQIFFRLGLREEAVGFVYWLTHATRLTQPSLKVVYDVYGRLGKPQREVEYLEGYRGSRPVRVGNNAEAQYQLDVYGEVMDALWLYTENGCRFDRDMQRSFCRMADYVADNWSYPDHGIWEIPGPRRHYVHSKVLCWTALDRALRIAQRLGLSCNQRRWERVGREIREIILREGFHPALGSFTQTLGGSALDATAFIFPLVGFIEPKDPRLNWTVDALEKELALEDLVYRYRIDDGLEGEEGTFLACAFWRVEALCMLDRRAEAASLFEKLSRRVNEVGLYSEEIREDGLFLGNFPQALSHLSHIAAALRLADHKL, encoded by the coding sequence ATGGCTCTACAAACGATCTCTCAAATCTCCGATTACGCCCTCATCGGCGACTCCCGCTGCGCGGCGCTCATCTCCAACACCGGGTCGATCGATTGGCTCTGTCTGCCCCGGTTCGACAGCCCGTCTATCTTTAACCGTCTCCTCGATTGTCTGCGCGGAGGTTATTTCGCCGTCCGGCCGGCGGGCGGCTACTCGACCCGGCGCCGCTACCTCCACGACACCAACCTCTTGATCACCGAATTCCACACCCGAAGCGGCATCGTTCGAATGACCGATTTCATGCCGGCCCTGACGGAGAAAGAAAAGCAGGAGATGATGATTCCGTTCCGCAGCATCTTGCGAATTGTGGAGGGGATTGACGGAAATGTCGAGATGGAAGTGGAATGTTTTCCTCGCCCGAATGACGGACAGTTGATCCCCCAATTCAAACGCCGAGGCCGGGAAGGATATTTTGCCGATATCGACGGGGGACTCTTTCATCTCGCCTCCGATTGCCCGCTGGAGATGAAGCGCGAAGGGCTGTCGGGAAGGTGGACGATTCGAAGCGGGGAGCGATCGGTCTTCTGGATCGCCTATTCTCGGGATGCCCCGGCCGTTTATCCGCGGCTGGACGAACGGGTCGATGATGTGAAGGAGCGTTCCATTCGATACTGGCGAGCGTGGGCCGGCGGCTGCAATTACCGGGGACCCTACCGGGATGCGGTGGTCCGAAGCGCCCTCGTTCTCAAACTCCTCTCCTACGCCCCCTCCAATGCCGTCGTGGCGGCGCCGACGACGTCTCTGCCGGAAGCGATCGGCTTCAACCGCAATTGGGATTACCGCTACTGCTGGCTGCGCGACGCCTCCTTTACGGCGCAAATCTTCTTCCGGCTTGGATTACGAGAAGAGGCCGTCGGGTTCGTCTATTGGCTCACACACGCAACGCGCCTGACGCAGCCCTCATTGAAGGTCGTGTATGACGTCTACGGCCGTCTTGGTAAACCTCAGCGGGAGGTCGAATATCTCGAAGGTTATCGCGGCTCGCGGCCGGTGCGGGTCGGCAACAACGCGGAGGCGCAATATCAGCTCGACGTCTATGGCGAAGTGATGGACGCCTTGTGGCTCTATACGGAGAACGGATGTCGTTTCGACAGGGACATGCAGCGGAGTTTTTGCCGGATGGCCGATTACGTCGCCGATAACTGGAGCTACCCCGACCACGGCATTTGGGAAATTCCCGGGCCGCGCCGGCATTACGTCCATTCCAAAGTGCTCTGTTGGACGGCGCTCGACCGCGCCTTGCGCATTGCCCAAAGACTCGGCCTCTCATGTAATCAGAGGCGATGGGAGCGGGTCGGACGGGAAATCCGCGAGATCATCCTGAGAGAAGGATTTCATCCGGCGCTCGGCAGCTTTACCCAAACGCTCGGAGGATCGGCGCTCGACGCAACCGCCTTTATCTTCCCGCTGGTCGGTTTTATCGAGCCGAAAGATCCGCGACTGAACTGGACGGTCGACGCGCTGGAGAAAGAGCTCGCCCTGGAAGATCTGGTCTACCGCTATCGGATCGACGACGGATTGGAGGGGGAAGAAGGAACCTTCCTCGCGTGCGCTTTCTGGCGGGTGGAGGCGCTCTGTATGCTCGATCGCCGCGCCGAAGCGGCCAGCCTCTTCGAGAAGCTCAGTCGCAGGGTGAACGAGGTCGGCCTTTATTCTGAGGAGATCCGTGAGGACGGACTCTTTCTCGGAAACTTTCCCCAGGCGCTCTCCCACCTTTCGCACATTGCGGCGGCGCTCCGGCTGGCCGATCACAAACTGTAG